From the Pseudomonas baltica genome, one window contains:
- a CDS encoding NAD-dependent epimerase/dehydratase family protein: MADAPVLITGGAGFIGSHLVDALLAEGYAVRILDDLSFGKRSNLPLHNPRVELLVGSVADAALVSRAVAGCQAVVHLAAVASVQASVDDPVSTHQSNFIGSLNVCEAMREHAVRRVVFASSAAVYGNNGEGQAIDEDTPKAPLTPYASDKLASEYYFDFYRRQHALEPVIFRFFNIYGPRQDPSSPYSGVISIFTERAQQGVPISLFGDGEQTRDFFYVEDLVALLVQALEKPQVEVGAINVGLNGVTSLNQLLEALGTVVGNLPAVTYGPARAGDIKHSRANNARLLQHFELPAITPLTEGLRRLIAG; encoded by the coding sequence ATGGCTGATGCTCCTGTCCTGATCACCGGCGGCGCCGGTTTCATTGGTTCCCATCTTGTGGACGCGCTGTTGGCCGAGGGCTACGCGGTGCGGATCCTCGATGACCTGTCGTTCGGCAAGCGCAGCAACTTGCCGCTGCACAACCCCAGGGTCGAGCTGTTGGTGGGCAGCGTTGCCGATGCCGCTCTGGTCTCCCGCGCGGTTGCCGGCTGTCAGGCGGTGGTGCATCTGGCCGCAGTCGCTTCGGTACAGGCCTCGGTCGATGATCCGGTGAGCACGCACCAGAGCAATTTCATCGGCAGCCTGAATGTCTGCGAAGCCATGCGCGAGCACGCGGTGCGCCGCGTGGTGTTTGCCTCCAGTGCCGCGGTGTATGGCAACAACGGCGAAGGCCAGGCGATCGACGAAGACACGCCCAAGGCGCCCTTGACCCCGTACGCGTCGGACAAACTGGCCAGCGAGTACTACTTCGATTTTTACCGCCGTCAGCACGCGCTGGAGCCGGTGATCTTTCGCTTCTTCAACATCTACGGCCCGCGCCAGGATCCCTCCTCGCCGTATTCCGGGGTGATCAGCATCTTCACCGAACGTGCGCAGCAAGGCGTGCCGATCAGTCTGTTCGGCGATGGCGAGCAGACCCGGGATTTCTTCTACGTGGAAGACCTGGTAGCGCTGCTGGTGCAGGCGCTGGAAAAACCGCAGGTGGAGGTGGGTGCGATCAATGTCGGCCTTAATGGCGTGACCAGCCTCAATCAGTTGCTCGAAGCGCTGGGCACGGTGGTGGGCAATCTGCCTGCCGTGACCTACGGCCCGGCGCGCGCGGGCGATATCAAACACTCACGCGCCAACAATGCCCGTTTGCTGCAACACTTCGAACTCCCCGCTATCACCCCGTTGACCGAAGGCCTGCGGCGCTTGATTGCCGGTTAA
- a CDS encoding TSUP family transporter, whose protein sequence is MLEIELSLILIMAGVALLAGFFDAIAGGGGLITLPALLLGGIDPLVAIATNKFQAASATVSATAAFARKGMIEWRSGLPMAAMAFVGGALGALSVNLIPRAVLEALVPVLLIGVAIYFALSPKLSNDERRAKLPAVVFCLTLAPLIGFYDGVFGPGVGSFFMVAFVLVMGQGILRAVCNSKLLNASCNLGSLAVFAMMGNILLPLALAMAGGAFVGAQLGARCAVRFGPRLIKPLLIGVCCLMAGKLLLAPGGLWHGLLLD, encoded by the coding sequence CTGTTGGAAATCGAACTCTCGCTGATCCTGATCATGGCCGGCGTCGCGCTGCTGGCCGGCTTCTTCGACGCAATCGCCGGCGGCGGTGGTCTGATCACCCTGCCCGCACTGCTCCTGGGCGGCATTGACCCGTTGGTTGCCATCGCCACCAACAAATTCCAAGCGGCCTCGGCGACGGTGTCGGCTACCGCTGCCTTTGCCCGCAAGGGGATGATCGAGTGGCGCAGCGGCTTGCCCATGGCAGCCATGGCGTTTGTCGGCGGGGCACTCGGAGCGTTGTCGGTCAACCTGATCCCCCGGGCTGTACTGGAAGCGCTGGTACCGGTGCTTTTGATCGGCGTCGCGATCTACTTCGCGCTCAGCCCCAAACTCAGTAACGACGAACGCCGTGCCAAGCTGCCAGCCGTAGTTTTCTGCTTGACCTTGGCGCCATTGATCGGCTTCTACGATGGCGTGTTCGGCCCAGGTGTCGGGTCGTTCTTCATGGTTGCGTTCGTATTGGTGATGGGCCAAGGCATACTGCGCGCAGTGTGCAACAGCAAGCTGCTCAATGCCTCTTGTAACCTGGGCTCGCTGGCGGTGTTCGCAATGATGGGCAACATTCTGTTGCCATTGGCGCTGGCGATGGCCGGGGGCGCTTTCGTGGGCGCACAACTGGGTGCGCGATGTGCGGTGCGCTTTGGTCCGCGACTGATCAAACCCTTGTTGATCGGCGTGTGCTGCCTGATGGCAGGCAAGCTGTTATTGGCGCCTGGGGGCCTCTGGCATGGATTGCTATTGGACTGA
- a CDS encoding phosphodiesterase: protein MSRPFLIAQISDPHLKAGGKFSYGVVDTLGALKRMVAHLNACVPRPDVVVVSGDLVDFGRADEYAVLAPLLAELAMPFYLVPGNHDDRGEMLAAFGGQSCLPVTGGTLDWVDEAWPVRLIGLDSTVPGAHGGQLSDAQLAWLDQRLGARPDVPTVLILHHPPFITGIGHMDREPFANAAAFERVVARHQQVERLLCGHLHRPIQKRFGGSLVNVCPGTSHQIVLDLQQDAPAHFGLEPAGYLLHWWHPQEGLVTHTGVLGDYPGPYPFYDAQGLID, encoded by the coding sequence ATGAGCCGGCCGTTCCTGATAGCCCAGATCAGCGATCCCCACCTCAAGGCCGGCGGCAAGTTCAGCTATGGCGTGGTCGATACCCTCGGCGCCTTGAAGCGCATGGTGGCGCATTTGAACGCCTGTGTGCCGCGCCCTGATGTGGTGGTCGTGAGCGGTGACCTGGTGGATTTCGGCCGGGCCGATGAATATGCAGTACTCGCACCGCTACTGGCTGAACTGGCCATGCCGTTCTACCTGGTGCCGGGCAACCATGATGATCGCGGGGAGATGCTCGCGGCGTTTGGCGGGCAGTCATGCCTGCCCGTCACCGGAGGCACGCTCGACTGGGTTGATGAGGCCTGGCCGGTGCGCCTGATCGGGCTGGATTCCACCGTCCCCGGCGCCCATGGCGGCCAACTGAGCGATGCACAACTGGCCTGGCTCGATCAGCGCCTCGGCGCACGGCCCGATGTACCGACTGTATTGATTCTCCATCACCCGCCCTTCATCACCGGCATCGGCCACATGGACCGCGAACCCTTCGCCAACGCGGCGGCATTCGAGCGCGTAGTGGCGCGTCACCAGCAGGTCGAGCGCTTGCTCTGCGGGCATCTGCATCGGCCGATTCAAAAGCGTTTTGGCGGCAGCCTGGTGAATGTGTGCCCCGGGACGTCGCATCAAATCGTGCTGGATCTGCAACAAGATGCCCCAGCGCATTTCGGCCTGGAACCGGCGGGGTATCTGTTGCACTGGTGGCATCCGCAGGAGGGGCTGGTGACCCATACCGGTGTGCTCGGTGACTATCCAGGGCCGTATCCGTTTTACGATGCGCAGGGGTTGATTGACTGA
- a CDS encoding sugar nucleotide-binding protein: MRMRLMLLGGGNALGQALIRLGAEEDIGFLAPRPPQDGWDVASLTQLLDDTRPDALINLAYYFDWFQAESVSEARLTAQERSVERLAELCQHHQIVLVQPSSYRVFDGSRATAYSEKDEPVPLGLRGQALWRMEQSVRAACPQHVLLRFGWLLDDSIDGVLGRFLSSAEQPRELMLADDRRGNPTPVDDAARVIISVLKQLDCEAPLWGTYHYAGNEATTPLALGQAILTEAAHLHPLAVESPTAQAHAARPDAADEPQHAVLTCKKILHTFGIKPRAWRAGLPSLLDRYYRHG; encoded by the coding sequence ATGCGAATGCGCCTTATGCTGTTGGGCGGTGGGAATGCCCTGGGGCAAGCGCTGATTCGCCTCGGAGCGGAAGAGGACATCGGCTTCCTCGCCCCGCGCCCCCCGCAGGACGGTTGGGATGTAGCGAGCCTGACTCAGCTGCTCGATGACACCCGCCCCGATGCGTTGATCAACCTGGCTTACTACTTCGATTGGTTCCAGGCCGAAAGCGTCAGCGAAGCGCGCCTGACTGCGCAGGAGCGCTCGGTCGAGCGTCTGGCCGAGCTGTGCCAGCACCACCAGATCGTGCTGGTGCAGCCGTCCAGCTACCGGGTGTTCGACGGCTCGCGGGCCACCGCCTATAGCGAAAAAGACGAACCGGTACCCTTGGGCCTGCGCGGCCAGGCGCTGTGGCGCATGGAACAAAGCGTGCGCGCGGCCTGCCCGCAGCACGTGTTGCTGCGTTTCGGCTGGCTGCTCGATGACAGCATCGACGGCGTGCTGGGGCGTTTCCTGAGCAGTGCCGAGCAACCACGCGAATTGATGCTGGCCGATGACCGTCGTGGCAATCCGACGCCAGTGGATGACGCCGCACGGGTGATCATTTCGGTGCTCAAGCAGCTCGACTGCGAGGCGCCGCTGTGGGGCACCTATCACTACGCCGGCAACGAGGCGACCACGCCGCTGGCGCTGGGGCAGGCGATTCTCACCGAAGCCGCCCATCTGCACCCGCTGGCGGTCGAGTCGCCGACCGCCCAGGCCCACGCTGCGCGGCCTGATGCCGCCGACGAGCCGCAGCACGCGGTGCTGACTTGCAAGAAAATTCTCCACACTTTCGGGATCAAGCCACGCGCCTGGCGGGCCGGGCTCCCGAGCCTACTGGATCGATATTATCGTCATGGCTGA
- a CDS encoding heme-degrading domain-containing protein encodes MDITEDLRRIALQEQTIRFEHFDKATAWDLGNRLKLACEAREAAATIEVRIARDTVFLYAMPGTVAVNAEWARRKRNVTELLEQSSYAVGLTLERDGQTLQDPSGLPMIDFAPHGGCFPIALRKGGFIGAVTVSGLPQREDHALVVEVLAQMCGVELEGLALDE; translated from the coding sequence ATGGATATAACAGAAGACCTGAGACGTATCGCCCTGCAGGAGCAGACCATCAGGTTCGAGCATTTCGACAAGGCCACCGCCTGGGATCTGGGCAATCGACTGAAGCTGGCGTGTGAGGCGCGGGAAGCTGCAGCCACTATCGAAGTGCGGATCGCGCGTGACACGGTGTTTTTGTATGCCATGCCGGGCACCGTAGCGGTCAATGCCGAGTGGGCGCGGCGCAAGCGCAATGTTACCGAATTACTGGAACAGAGTTCCTATGCAGTCGGCCTGACATTGGAGCGTGACGGACAGACACTGCAGGATCCTTCGGGATTGCCCATGATCGATTTTGCGCCCCATGGCGGGTGCTTTCCCATTGCGTTGCGCAAGGGTGGGTTTATCGGTGCGGTGACGGTTTCCGGGCTGCCACAGCGTGAAGATCACGCGCTGGTGGTGGAGGTATTGGCACAGATGTGTGGGGTCGAGTTGGAGGGGTTGGCGCTGGACGAGTGA
- a CDS encoding ABC transporter permease — MAATRRPWRLPVPAALALAPALAVLSAFWLLPLVHLIALGLQRRDGHDTAYWQVLSSAQYLSSLAQTCALAVVVTAAALLIGAVVGCFLARQRFFGRSALVALLTFPLAFPGVVVGFLVILLGGRQGLAASLFGQHWVFAYSLIGLFVGYLYFSIPRVILTVMAACDTLDRSLEEAARSLGAKPWRVVLDVIVPGLAPALVSCGAICFATAMGAFGTAFTLGTQLNVTPVAIYNTFTNYANFAMAAALSVVLGAITWIALLLARRLIRQTGANL; from the coding sequence ATGGCTGCGACGCGTCGACCGTGGCGCTTGCCGGTGCCGGCAGCGTTGGCACTGGCTCCCGCGCTGGCGGTATTGAGCGCGTTCTGGCTGCTGCCATTGGTGCACTTGATCGCCCTCGGCCTGCAACGCCGCGACGGCCATGACACCGCCTACTGGCAGGTGCTGAGCAGCGCGCAATACCTGAGCAGCCTGGCGCAGACCTGCGCGCTGGCCGTTGTCGTCACCGCTGCCGCGCTCCTGATCGGGGCGGTGGTGGGATGCTTTCTCGCTCGCCAGCGCTTCTTCGGGCGCTCGGCCCTGGTGGCGCTGCTGACCTTTCCCCTGGCCTTCCCCGGTGTGGTGGTGGGGTTTCTGGTGATTCTGCTGGGCGGTCGCCAGGGCCTCGCCGCCAGCCTGTTCGGCCAGCACTGGGTGTTCGCGTATTCATTGATCGGGCTGTTTGTGGGCTATCTGTATTTCTCCATTCCGCGGGTCATCCTGACGGTCATGGCCGCGTGCGACACCCTCGACCGCAGCCTTGAAGAAGCCGCCCGCTCACTGGGCGCGAAACCTTGGCGCGTGGTGCTGGATGTGATCGTGCCGGGGCTGGCGCCGGCGCTGGTGTCTTGCGGGGCCATCTGCTTCGCCACTGCCATGGGTGCGTTCGGCACGGCTTTTACCTTGGGCACACAACTGAACGTCACCCCGGTGGCGATCTACAACACCTTCACCAATTACGCCAACTTCGCCATGGCGGCGGCCTTGTCGGTCGTGCTCGGCGCGATCACTTGGATCGCCCTGCTGCTGGCCCGGCGCTTGATTCGTCAAACGGGAGCCAACCTATGA
- a CDS encoding DUF3299 domain-containing protein gives MRVERLLLCWLLACAGPAWAAPIHELTWDALIPPDAPHLKPQMTPLHDLAKLGSAIESAPAAQQQAPHAPVVQALDGQQVKIPGYIVPLEVNEEGRTTDFLLVPYYGACIHVPPPPSNQIVHVTSELGVKVEELYQPYWIEGPMQVKATTSDLAEAGYQLDAQKIYVYELPN, from the coding sequence ATGCGTGTTGAACGCCTGTTGTTGTGCTGGCTGCTGGCTTGCGCAGGGCCCGCCTGGGCGGCGCCGATCCACGAGTTGACCTGGGACGCGCTGATCCCGCCCGACGCGCCGCACCTCAAGCCGCAGATGACACCGCTGCATGACCTGGCCAAGCTGGGCAGCGCCATCGAGTCGGCACCCGCAGCCCAGCAGCAGGCGCCCCATGCGCCGGTGGTGCAGGCGCTGGATGGGCAGCAGGTGAAGATCCCGGGCTATATCGTGCCGCTGGAGGTCAACGAGGAAGGCCGCACCACCGACTTTTTGCTGGTGCCCTACTACGGCGCCTGCATCCACGTGCCACCGCCACCCTCCAACCAGATCGTGCACGTGACCAGCGAACTGGGGGTCAAGGTCGAGGAGTTGTATCAACCCTATTGGATCGAGGGTCCGATGCAGGTCAAGGCCACCACCAGCGATCTGGCCGAGGCCGGTTATCAGCTCGATGCGCAGAAAATCTACGTGTATGAACTGCCCAACTGA
- a CDS encoding ABC transporter permease subunit — protein sequence MKRGAWFYSQLTFVVLVCSFMLVPVLMSLLAGVTRNYFQGVVASGLTLDWLAQVWNAYADTVWLSLQLAVACALCVVVIGVPAAYALVRMNNRYSRAFEELMVLPVAMPGLASALALLLTYGQYGAFRGSWLFILVGHVIFTLPFLVRPVMAVMQRQQLPFLEEAAASLGAGPLERFFTIVVPNCRTGIVAGVLMVVTLSLGEFNLTWMLHTPLTKTLPVGLADSYASARLEVASAYTLIFLLLIVPLLIALQAVSNHLARGDRR from the coding sequence ATGAAACGTGGCGCGTGGTTCTACAGTCAGCTGACGTTCGTGGTGCTGGTGTGCAGCTTCATGTTGGTGCCGGTGCTGATGTCGCTGCTGGCCGGTGTGACGCGCAATTACTTCCAGGGCGTGGTCGCCAGCGGCTTGACCCTGGATTGGCTGGCGCAGGTATGGAACGCCTATGCCGATACGGTCTGGCTGTCGCTGCAACTGGCCGTTGCCTGCGCCCTTTGCGTGGTGGTGATCGGTGTGCCGGCGGCCTATGCCTTGGTGCGCATGAACAACCGCTATAGCCGCGCCTTCGAGGAATTGATGGTGCTGCCCGTGGCCATGCCCGGCCTGGCCAGTGCGCTGGCGTTGTTGCTCACCTATGGCCAGTACGGCGCCTTTCGGGGCAGTTGGCTGTTCATTCTGGTCGGCCATGTGATTTTCACCCTGCCGTTTCTGGTACGCCCGGTGATGGCAGTGATGCAGCGCCAGCAATTGCCCTTCCTCGAAGAAGCCGCCGCCAGCCTCGGCGCCGGCCCGCTGGAACGCTTTTTCACCATCGTGGTACCTAACTGCCGCACCGGCATCGTCGCCGGTGTGCTGATGGTGGTGACCCTATCGCTGGGCGAGTTCAACCTGACCTGGATGCTCCATACCCCGCTGACCAAGACCCTGCCCGTGGGCCTTGCAGACAGTTACGCCTCGGCGCGGCTCGAAGTCGCCAGCGCCTACACCCTGATTTTCCTGTTGCTGATCGTGCCGCTGCTCATTGCCCTGCAAGCCGTCAGCAACCACCTTGCCCGTGGAGACCGTCGATGA
- a CDS encoding ABC transporter substrate-binding protein — protein sequence MKRSASTLAAVLLLGIARLAPAAETAICYNCPPEWADWGTQLQAIAADTGVHVPLDNKNSGQALAQLVAEQAAPVDDVVYYGVTFGLQAQKAGVLDAYKPKGWDDIPAGLKDPQGHWFAIHSGTLGLMVNVDALGGKPVPKSWADLLKPEYQGMVGYLDPSSAFVGYVTAVAINRAMGGTLDNFEPALDYFRKLAKNSPIVPKQTAYARVLSGELPILVDYDFNAYRARYKDKANVAFVIPSEGTVSVPYVMSLAKNAPHRANAEKVLDYVLSDKGQALWANAYLRPVRPVQMPDEVAKRFLPEADYARAGTVDYGQMAAAQEAFSAQYLREVK from the coding sequence ATGAAAAGGTCCGCTAGTACCCTGGCCGCCGTGCTGTTGCTGGGCATCGCCCGCCTCGCCCCGGCCGCCGAAACCGCCATCTGCTACAACTGCCCGCCCGAGTGGGCCGATTGGGGCACCCAGTTGCAGGCCATCGCCGCCGACACCGGCGTGCACGTGCCATTGGATAACAAGAACTCCGGCCAGGCGCTCGCACAACTGGTGGCCGAACAGGCTGCACCGGTGGACGATGTGGTCTATTACGGCGTGACCTTCGGCCTGCAGGCGCAGAAGGCCGGGGTGCTCGACGCTTACAAACCCAAGGGCTGGGATGATATTCCTGCGGGCCTGAAGGACCCGCAAGGTCACTGGTTCGCGATCCACTCCGGCACCCTCGGCCTGATGGTCAACGTCGACGCCTTGGGCGGCAAGCCAGTACCAAAAAGCTGGGCTGATCTGCTCAAGCCGGAGTATCAGGGCATGGTCGGCTACCTCGATCCGTCCAGCGCCTTTGTCGGCTACGTGACCGCAGTGGCAATCAACCGCGCCATGGGCGGCACCCTCGACAACTTCGAGCCGGCCCTGGACTACTTCCGCAAGCTGGCGAAAAACTCGCCGATCGTGCCCAAACAGACCGCCTATGCGCGAGTGCTGTCGGGCGAGTTGCCGATTCTCGTGGACTACGACTTCAACGCTTACCGCGCTCGTTACAAGGACAAGGCCAATGTGGCGTTCGTGATTCCTAGCGAAGGTACGGTGTCAGTGCCTTACGTGATGAGCCTGGCCAAGAATGCGCCGCACCGCGCCAATGCCGAAAAGGTCCTCGACTACGTGCTCTCGGACAAGGGCCAGGCGCTGTGGGCCAATGCCTATCTGCGCCCGGTGCGCCCGGTGCAGATGCCCGATGAGGTCGCCAAGCGTTTCTTGCCCGAGGCCGATTATGCCCGCGCCGGTACCGTGGATTACGGGCAGATGGCTGCCGCGCAGGAAGCCTTCAGCGCGCAGTATCTGCGTGAGGTCAAATGA
- a CDS encoding substrate-binding domain-containing protein, which yields MTDLKDVAQLAGVSRATAARAFATPDVVREATRELVFAAARTLNFRPNRLGRQFRLQATHMIGVVVPNLLNPVFAEQFQAMERVARVHGYNLLLATTDYDSAREAEVVEDLLRQRVDGLVLTVTDAQDNPLLDALSREATPFVLAYHQPTRADFSAVSVDNRAGMQLATEHLLQLGHTHIGMVAGPALQSDRARLRYQGYCDALQARGLKPMPVIEMPAHTRADLIVLAPWLRGLEAPTALVCSNDLLAISVIAELRRGGRQVPRHLSVIGFDGIALGTQIHPSLCSVVQPIEALAQAVIDQLLALIGGGAPASICLPCHIRPGDSIALTWSIPHEKVR from the coding sequence ATGACCGATTTGAAAGATGTTGCACAACTGGCGGGGGTTTCCCGCGCCACTGCCGCTCGCGCGTTCGCCACACCGGATGTGGTCCGCGAGGCGACGCGTGAATTGGTATTCGCCGCCGCGCGGACGCTGAATTTTCGCCCCAATCGGCTGGGTCGCCAGTTCCGCCTGCAAGCCACGCACATGATCGGCGTGGTCGTACCCAACCTGCTCAACCCGGTGTTCGCCGAGCAGTTTCAGGCGATGGAGCGGGTCGCCCGCGTGCACGGCTACAACTTGCTGCTGGCCACCACCGACTACGACAGCGCTCGCGAGGCCGAAGTGGTCGAGGACCTGCTGCGCCAGCGCGTCGACGGCCTGGTACTGACTGTCACCGATGCCCAGGACAATCCGCTGCTCGATGCCCTGAGCCGCGAAGCCACGCCGTTCGTGCTCGCCTATCACCAACCGACACGTGCCGACTTCAGCGCCGTGTCGGTGGACAACCGCGCCGGCATGCAACTGGCAACCGAGCACCTGCTGCAGCTGGGCCACACCCATATCGGCATGGTCGCCGGCCCCGCGCTGCAATCGGACCGCGCCCGCCTGCGTTATCAGGGTTATTGCGACGCCCTGCAGGCTCGCGGCCTGAAGCCGATGCCGGTAATCGAAATGCCCGCCCACACCCGCGCCGACCTTATCGTGCTAGCGCCCTGGCTGCGTGGCCTTGAAGCGCCGACGGCACTGGTGTGCTCCAACGATCTACTGGCCATCAGCGTCATCGCCGAACTGCGTCGCGGCGGTCGCCAGGTACCTCGGCACCTGTCGGTGATCGGTTTCGACGGCATCGCCCTCGGCACTCAGATTCATCCCTCGCTGTGTTCCGTGGTGCAGCCCATCGAGGCGCTGGCCCAGGCCGTGATCGACCAGTTGCTCGCCCTGATCGGCGGCGGTGCCCCTGCCTCTATTTGCTTGCCCTGTCATATCCGCCCCGGCGACAGCATCGCCCTCACTTGGAGCATCCCCCATGAAAAGGTCCGCTAG
- a CDS encoding ABC transporter ATP-binding protein produces MTGTPIRLEGCRKTFTNGTVALHSLDLDIHPGETLAILGPSGCGKTTTLRLIAGLERPDSGRVLFGEEDVTALPIERRDVGMVFQNYALFPNLDVAGNIVYGLKIRGIPKAERHARCAELLELVGLKDLGRRAIHELSGGQRQRVALARALAPRPRVLLLDEPLAALDAQLRERLRSELDQLLRHLGITAVFVTHDQGEAMALGHRILVMEQGRVAQLATPQTIYQQPANSFVAGFVGNLNAFTVLERSQAGLKVQGGELPWSAGDFPDTLYCRPEHLQVASGNGHLHGRLVAQFFQGAHSRLLVDIGAAQPLLVDCDEAANLQVGDAIALGIAPRHLFRLNNGSGRSEVVA; encoded by the coding sequence ATGACCGGCACCCCTATCCGCCTCGAAGGTTGCCGCAAGACCTTCACCAACGGCACCGTCGCCTTGCATTCGCTGGACCTGGATATCCACCCCGGCGAGACCTTGGCCATTCTCGGTCCGTCGGGCTGCGGCAAGACCACTACCTTGCGCCTGATTGCGGGCCTCGAGCGCCCCGACAGCGGCCGCGTGCTGTTCGGCGAGGAGGACGTCACCGCCCTGCCCATCGAGCGCCGTGACGTGGGCATGGTGTTCCAGAACTACGCACTGTTCCCCAATCTGGATGTCGCCGGCAATATCGTCTATGGCCTGAAGATCCGCGGCATTCCCAAGGCCGAACGCCACGCCCGTTGCGCCGAACTGCTGGAGCTGGTCGGCCTCAAGGACCTCGGCCGGCGCGCCATTCACGAATTGTCCGGCGGCCAGCGCCAGCGTGTCGCGCTCGCCCGCGCCTTGGCGCCACGCCCTCGGGTGCTGCTGCTCGACGAACCGCTCGCCGCCCTCGATGCGCAACTGCGCGAACGCCTGCGCAGCGAGCTCGACCAACTGCTGCGCCACCTCGGTATCACCGCGGTATTCGTCACTCACGACCAGGGCGAAGCCATGGCGCTCGGGCATCGAATCCTGGTGATGGAACAGGGGCGTGTCGCACAGCTCGCTACGCCGCAGACCATCTATCAGCAACCGGCCAACAGCTTTGTTGCGGGTTTTGTCGGCAACCTCAACGCCTTCACCGTGCTGGAGCGCAGCCAGGCCGGGCTCAAGGTGCAGGGTGGCGAGCTGCCCTGGAGCGCTGGTGATTTTCCCGACACCCTGTATTGCCGCCCTGAGCACCTGCAGGTCGCGAGCGGCAATGGCCATTTGCATGGGCGCTTGGTGGCGCAGTTCTTTCAGGGTGCCCATAGCCGTTTGCTGGTCGATATCGGCGCAGCGCAGCCGCTACTGGTCGACTGCGATGAGGCCGCCAACCTTCAAGTCGGCGATGCCATCGCGCTGGGCATCGCGCCTCGGCATCTGTTTCGACTCAACAACGGCTCGGGTCGCAGCGAGGTCGTGGCATGA
- a CDS encoding NADAR family protein, with translation MQGVNDIRSLQASIAGGVHPDYLFFWGHTPRHPHAVDRSCLSQWYPAAFTLDGHEYVTAEHYMMAEKARFFGDPELAERIIRIETPAQAKKLGREVEGFDQQRWEEARCEIVFAANLAKFEQNLGCRAFLLASRDRVLVEASPVDSIWGIGLAMDDPRAESPEAWQGLNLLGFTLMRVREKLFELQHSALEELNAERSDTTT, from the coding sequence ATGCAAGGGGTCAACGATATTCGTTCGCTACAGGCGTCCATTGCAGGTGGCGTCCATCCAGACTATCTGTTTTTCTGGGGCCACACGCCCCGCCACCCCCATGCCGTGGACCGTAGCTGCCTGAGCCAGTGGTATCCGGCGGCCTTCACACTGGACGGCCACGAGTACGTCACGGCCGAACATTACATGATGGCCGAGAAGGCGCGCTTCTTTGGCGACCCTGAACTGGCCGAGCGAATCATCCGGATAGAGACGCCCGCGCAAGCGAAAAAGCTCGGTCGCGAGGTTGAAGGCTTCGATCAGCAACGTTGGGAAGAGGCACGTTGCGAGATCGTTTTCGCCGCCAACCTGGCCAAATTCGAACAGAACCTGGGATGCCGGGCGTTCCTGCTGGCGAGCCGCGATCGCGTGCTGGTAGAGGCCAGCCCAGTAGACAGCATCTGGGGTATCGGCCTGGCGATGGACGATCCTCGGGCCGAGTCGCCAGAGGCGTGGCAGGGGTTGAATCTGCTGGGGTTCACGCTGATGCGAGTGCGGGAAAAGCTGTTCGAATTACAACATTCGGCCCTGGAAGAGCTGAACGCTGAACGTTCTGATACGACAACCTGA
- a CDS encoding OmpW family outer membrane protein encodes MNKSLLSASILALALATPLAQAHQAGDIIVRAGAATTAPNEDSGNLKVDGARVSGTKATLDSDTQLGLAFAYMLDDHWGVELLLATPFQHSVGVKGAGLGGKLADIKQLPPTLSLQYYPLDKDSRFQPYAGVGINYTKFYDEDLTSERKAQGFSNLRMQDSVGFAGQIGADYMLTDNIMLNAAVWYVDINTKATVDGPTALGAQETKVKVDVDPWVYMVGVGYRF; translated from the coding sequence ATGAACAAGTCCCTGCTCAGCGCTTCGATCCTCGCGCTAGCGCTTGCCACACCCCTCGCCCAGGCTCACCAGGCCGGGGACATCATCGTTCGTGCTGGCGCCGCCACCACGGCACCCAATGAGGACAGCGGCAACCTCAAGGTCGACGGCGCGCGCGTTTCCGGCACCAAGGCGACCCTGGACAGCGACACGCAACTGGGCCTGGCCTTCGCCTACATGCTCGATGATCACTGGGGCGTCGAGTTGCTGCTGGCGACCCCGTTCCAACATAGCGTCGGGGTCAAAGGTGCCGGACTGGGCGGCAAGCTGGCGGACATCAAGCAATTACCGCCGACCCTGTCGCTGCAGTACTACCCACTGGACAAGGATTCACGCTTCCAGCCCTACGCCGGGGTGGGGATCAACTACACCAAGTTCTACGACGAAGACCTCACCAGCGAACGCAAGGCCCAGGGCTTCAGCAACCTGCGCATGCAGGATTCGGTGGGTTTCGCCGGGCAGATCGGCGCCGACTACATGCTCACCGACAACATCATGCTCAACGCCGCGGTGTGGTACGTGGACATCAACACCAAGGCCACCGTGGATGGCCCCACAGCACTGGGCGCGCAGGAAACCAAGGTCAAGGTGGATGTCGATCCGTGGGTGTATATGGTGGGGGTTGGGTATAGGTTCTGA